A single window of Pseudomonas lijiangensis DNA harbors:
- a CDS encoding ATP-dependent DNA helicase, translated as MAVRALCEFTAKVGSLDLRFTPSPTAQEGIAGHRTVAARRGASYQAELSLSGDYRELTVRGRADGYDAVLNQLEEVKTYRGELDAMPANHRQLHWAQAKIYGWLLCQRLDLSEVTLALVYFNIISEQETVIREPFSREALQAFFERQCEIFLYWAQQELAHTSSRNQSLKALAFPYPAFRTGQRTLAESVYKAVSTGSCLMAQAPTGIGKTVGTLFPMLKAAPSQKLDKVFFLTAKTPGRKLALDALQVIGRSSPDLGLRVLELVARDKACEHLDKACNGDSCPLANGFYDRLPAARSAAFKAPWLDQAGVRDVALQHQVCPYYLSQELARWADVVVADYNYYFDLSALLFGLAQFNQWRVAVLVDEAHNMVERARSMYSASLDQQSLNALRQTAPQPLQKPLQRLSRQWNALHKEQAGAYQAYAEVPAKFLSSLNLCVAAIGDYFNEHPHAVDGALQSFYFDAIGFVRIAELFDEHFIFDIAVREWGAKRRLSRLTLRNVVPARFIAPRLGAALGTVLFSATLKPQRYYADLLGLPEKTVCIDVESPFHHDQLNVRIVSHISTRFTHRQASLAPIVALMGEQFQAQPGNYLAFFSSFDYLQQVVELMRQTWPQIELWQQERGMSEGERQAFLDRFTLSSQGIGFAVLGGAFGEGIDLPGARLIGAFIATLGLPQLNPVNEQFKQRMAALFGSGYDYTYLYPGVQKVVQAAGRVIRSQNDRGVVMLIDDRFAERQVQQLLPSWWQLANSET; from the coding sequence GTGGCGGTGCGTGCGTTGTGTGAGTTCACGGCCAAGGTTGGCAGTCTGGACCTGCGCTTCACGCCTTCGCCCACGGCTCAGGAAGGCATTGCCGGCCATCGCACCGTGGCGGCTCGGCGTGGCGCGAGTTATCAGGCCGAGCTGTCGCTGAGCGGCGATTATCGGGAATTGACGGTCCGGGGCAGGGCCGATGGCTACGATGCGGTGCTCAATCAACTGGAGGAAGTGAAGACCTATCGCGGCGAACTCGATGCCATGCCGGCCAATCATCGCCAATTGCACTGGGCGCAGGCGAAGATCTACGGCTGGCTGTTGTGTCAGCGCCTGGATCTGAGCGAGGTCACGCTGGCGCTGGTCTATTTCAACATCATCAGCGAACAGGAAACCGTGATTCGCGAGCCTTTCAGCCGCGAGGCGTTGCAGGCGTTTTTCGAGCGGCAATGCGAGATATTTCTGTACTGGGCGCAGCAGGAACTGGCGCACACCTCGTCACGTAACCAGAGCCTGAAGGCACTGGCATTTCCTTATCCCGCATTCCGCACCGGGCAACGGACGCTGGCTGAATCGGTTTACAAGGCGGTCAGCACCGGTTCCTGCCTGATGGCCCAAGCACCGACCGGGATCGGCAAGACCGTCGGCACGCTGTTTCCCATGCTCAAGGCCGCACCGTCTCAAAAGCTCGACAAGGTGTTTTTCCTGACGGCCAAGACGCCGGGCCGAAAGCTGGCGCTGGATGCCTTGCAAGTGATCGGGCGCAGTTCCCCTGACCTCGGGCTGCGAGTGCTGGAACTGGTTGCACGGGACAAGGCTTGCGAGCATCTGGACAAGGCCTGTAATGGCGACTCTTGCCCGCTGGCCAACGGTTTCTATGATCGTCTGCCCGCCGCACGCAGCGCTGCCTTTAAGGCTCCATGGCTGGATCAGGCTGGCGTGCGGGACGTTGCCTTGCAGCATCAGGTCTGTCCGTATTACCTCAGCCAGGAGCTGGCGCGCTGGGCGGACGTGGTGGTCGCCGACTACAACTACTATTTCGACCTGAGCGCCTTGTTGTTCGGTCTTGCCCAGTTCAATCAGTGGCGCGTGGCGGTGCTGGTGGACGAAGCTCACAACATGGTCGAGCGTGCCCGCAGCATGTACAGCGCCAGTCTCGATCAGCAGAGCCTCAATGCGCTTCGGCAGACGGCTCCGCAGCCCTTGCAGAAACCCCTGCAACGGCTCAGTCGCCAATGGAATGCCCTGCACAAGGAACAGGCGGGCGCCTATCAGGCCTACGCCGAGGTGCCAGCTAAATTCCTGAGTAGCCTGAATCTGTGCGTGGCGGCCATAGGCGACTACTTCAACGAACACCCCCATGCGGTGGATGGGGCGCTGCAAAGCTTTTATTTCGATGCCATCGGTTTTGTGCGGATTGCCGAGCTGTTCGACGAGCATTTCATCTTCGATATCGCCGTGCGCGAGTGGGGCGCAAAACGCCGTCTTTCCCGGCTGACCCTGCGCAATGTGGTGCCGGCCCGTTTCATTGCGCCGCGACTGGGTGCTGCACTCGGGACTGTGCTGTTTTCCGCCACGTTGAAGCCGCAACGCTACTACGCCGACTTGCTGGGACTGCCAGAGAAGACCGTCTGCATCGATGTGGAGTCGCCGTTTCATCACGATCAACTGAATGTGCGGATCGTCAGCCACATTTCGACCCGCTTCACCCATCGTCAGGCCTCGCTGGCGCCTATCGTGGCCTTGATGGGAGAGCAGTTTCAGGCGCAACCGGGCAATTATCTGGCGTTCTTCAGCAGTTTCGATTATCTGCAGCAAGTGGTTGAGCTGATGCGCCAGACCTGGCCGCAGATCGAGCTGTGGCAACAGGAACGCGGCATGAGCGAAGGCGAGCGACAGGCCTTTCTCGACCGTTTCACCCTGAGCAGCCAGGGCATCGGCTTTGCGGTGCTGGGCGGTGCGTTTGGCGAGGGGATCGATTTGCCCGGAGCACGGCTGATCGGCGCATTCATCGCGACCCTTGGCTTGCCGCAACTGAACCCGGTCAACGAACAATTCAAGCAACGAATGGCTGCCTTGTTCGGCTCTGGCTACGATTACACCTATCTTTATCCCGGTGTGCAGAAAGTCGTGCAGGCGGCCGGGCGAGTGATCCGCAGCCAGAACGATCGTGGTGTGGTCATGCTGATCGATGACCGTTTTGCCGAGCGTCAGGTGCAACAATTGCTCCCGAGCTGGTGGCAGCTCGCAAACTCAGAGACTTAG
- the pgm gene encoding phosphoglucomutase (alpha-D-glucose-1,6-bisphosphate-dependent) produces MSLSPFAGKLAPAQLLVDIPRLVTAYYAGQPDASITTQRVAFGTSGHRGTSFELSFNEWHVLAISQAICLYRQANGIDGPLFLGADTHALSTPASATALEVLAANGVQVMISEGDEYTPTPAVSHAIICYNRGRTSGLADGIVITPSHNPPQSGGFKYNPPNGGPADSHITKWIENKANELLAEKLQGVLRISHEKALRADTTHRHDYVNTYVADLKSVIDLDAIRDAGLRLGVDPLGGAGVRYWSAIGEHYGLSLDVVNQFVDPTFRFMSVDWDGQIRMDPSSSHAMQSLIGLKDRYQVAFACDPDHDRHGIVTPTGGLMTPNSYLAVSIDYLFQNRPHWRADAAVGKTVVSSGIIDRVAARLGRRLYEVPVGFKFFADGLFEGSLGFGGEESAGASFLRRDGTVWTTDKDGLIPALLAAEITARTGRDPSEHYKAMTDELGEPFSTRVDAKANPQQKALLGKLSPEQVTSTELAGEKIQGILSHAPGNDQAIGGLKVMTENGWFAARPSGTEDIYKIYAESFLGEDHLQRLVAEAQVLVDGAIAPK; encoded by the coding sequence ATGAGTCTCAGTCCTTTCGCCGGCAAGCTGGCACCTGCGCAGTTACTGGTCGATATCCCGAGACTGGTAACGGCCTATTACGCCGGGCAGCCGGACGCTTCGATCACAACCCAGCGCGTGGCTTTCGGGACCTCTGGTCATCGCGGCACCTCTTTCGAGCTGAGCTTCAACGAGTGGCACGTTCTGGCCATCAGCCAGGCGATCTGCCTGTACCGCCAGGCCAATGGCATCGATGGTCCGCTGTTCCTGGGCGCCGACACTCACGCACTCTCGACGCCTGCCAGCGCAACGGCCCTGGAAGTGCTGGCGGCTAACGGCGTGCAGGTGATGATTTCCGAAGGTGATGAATACACGCCGACTCCGGCGGTATCCCACGCGATCATCTGCTACAACCGTGGCCGTACTTCCGGTCTGGCCGACGGGATCGTGATCACGCCGTCCCACAACCCGCCGCAAAGTGGCGGCTTCAAGTACAACCCTCCAAATGGTGGCCCGGCTGACAGCCACATCACCAAATGGATCGAGAACAAGGCCAACGAACTGCTGGCCGAGAAACTCCAGGGTGTACTGCGCATCAGCCATGAAAAAGCCCTGCGTGCCGACACCACCCATCGTCATGACTACGTGAACACCTACGTGGCCGACCTGAAAAGCGTCATCGACCTGGACGCCATCCGCGATGCCGGTCTGCGTCTGGGCGTGGATCCGCTGGGCGGAGCAGGGGTTCGCTACTGGTCGGCCATTGGCGAGCATTACGGCCTGAGCCTGGACGTGGTGAACCAGTTCGTCGATCCGACCTTCCGCTTCATGAGCGTGGACTGGGACGGTCAGATCCGCATGGACCCATCGTCCAGCCATGCGATGCAGAGCCTGATCGGCCTCAAGGACCGCTATCAGGTCGCTTTTGCCTGCGACCCGGATCATGACCGCCACGGTATCGTGACCCCGACCGGCGGGCTGATGACGCCTAACAGCTATCTGGCGGTGTCCATCGACTACCTGTTCCAGAACCGTCCGCACTGGCGCGCCGATGCGGCCGTCGGCAAGACCGTGGTCAGCAGCGGTATCATCGACCGGGTCGCGGCGCGTCTGGGACGTCGTCTGTATGAAGTCCCGGTGGGCTTCAAGTTCTTCGCCGACGGGCTGTTCGAGGGTTCGCTGGGCTTTGGTGGCGAAGAGAGCGCCGGTGCTTCGTTCCTGCGCCGCGACGGTACGGTCTGGACCACCGACAAGGATGGCCTGATCCCGGCCTTGCTGGCTGCTGAAATCACGGCCCGTACAGGGCGTGACCCGAGCGAACACTACAAGGCCATGACTGACGAGCTGGGCGAGCCGTTCTCGACTCGTGTCGATGCCAAGGCCAACCCGCAACAGAAGGCGCTGCTGGGCAAGCTGTCGCCTGAGCAGGTCACGTCCACGGAACTGGCGGGTGAAAAGATCCAGGGCATTCTCAGCCATGCGCCGGGTAACGATCAGGCCATCGGTGGCTTGAAAGTGATGACCGAGAACGGCTGGTTCGCCGCACGTCCGTCCGGGACCGAAGACATCTACAAGATCTATGCAGAAAGCTTCCTGGGCGAGGATCACCTCCAGCGTCTGGTGGCTGAAGCCCAGGTGCTGGTCGATGGCGCGATTGCGCCGAAGTGA